In Archangium lipolyticum, a single genomic region encodes these proteins:
- a CDS encoding golvesin C-terminal-like domain-containing protein: protein MSLIRKPLAVAATALTLAACGAQESETPTPPVSVEDSRTPAQREAERTPYQLDGFFAQAAADFRVPADLLKAISYAETRWEMVKGEEEFAGMPAAHGLMALRGANITEGARLAGVSEEAVRTQPEANIRAYAALLSATADELKLDRSEVGAWAPAVAKLSGITSADAQAEYIHNEVYNVMRLGAVAQTPAGDLAVSLMPTQVRAQFDSPRVHALAAGPDYAASIWRPSPNYNARPTGSTGDVQIVVIHTCEGSYSSCWSWLTNSASGVSAHYVVNESGSEISQLVRESSRGWHVGASYDCNLNGGVMCGLQGVSVNHFSVGIEHGGYASQTSFPAGQIEASAKLTCDITKDQAIVRDSYHIVAHGRLQPASRTDPGPNWPWSSYISKVQGYCGTTTTGLVVDSNNANNDSSKGYIEVSANWTSSSATPGYYGSGYFHAPTEAVSDPATFWFYMPTAGTKTIEAWWTAGTNRSPAAPFVIWNANGTKLATVNKNQQTGGGTWNALGTWSFPAGWNKVQLSRWAATGYVVIADAIRVR from the coding sequence ATGAGTCTGATTCGTAAGCCGCTGGCGGTCGCAGCCACGGCCCTCACGCTGGCAGCATGCGGCGCACAGGAGTCCGAGACCCCCACCCCTCCCGTCTCCGTCGAGGACTCGCGCACGCCCGCGCAGCGCGAGGCCGAGCGCACCCCGTACCAGCTGGACGGCTTCTTCGCCCAGGCGGCCGCTGACTTCCGCGTTCCCGCCGACCTGCTCAAGGCCATCTCCTACGCCGAGACCCGGTGGGAGATGGTCAAGGGTGAGGAGGAGTTCGCCGGCATGCCCGCGGCCCACGGTCTCATGGCCCTGCGCGGCGCGAACATCACCGAGGGCGCTCGCCTGGCCGGTGTGTCCGAGGAGGCCGTGCGCACCCAGCCCGAGGCCAACATCCGCGCCTACGCGGCGCTGCTGTCGGCCACCGCGGACGAGCTGAAGCTGGACCGCTCGGAGGTGGGCGCCTGGGCCCCGGCCGTGGCGAAGCTCAGCGGCATCACCAGCGCCGACGCGCAGGCCGAGTACATCCACAATGAGGTGTACAACGTGATGCGCCTGGGCGCGGTGGCCCAGACGCCCGCGGGCGACCTGGCCGTCTCGCTCATGCCCACGCAGGTGCGCGCGCAGTTCGACTCGCCCCGCGTGCACGCGCTGGCCGCCGGTCCGGACTACGCCGCCTCCATCTGGCGCCCCTCGCCCAACTACAACGCGCGTCCCACGGGCTCCACGGGCGACGTGCAGATCGTGGTCATCCACACCTGTGAGGGCAGCTACTCGAGCTGCTGGAGCTGGCTGACCAACTCCGCCTCCGGCGTGAGCGCGCACTACGTGGTGAACGAGAGCGGCTCGGAGATCTCCCAGCTGGTGCGCGAGTCGAGCCGCGGCTGGCACGTGGGCGCCAGCTACGACTGCAACCTCAACGGCGGCGTGATGTGCGGCCTGCAGGGTGTGTCGGTGAACCACTTCTCGGTGGGCATCGAGCACGGCGGCTACGCCAGCCAGACGTCCTTCCCGGCCGGGCAGATCGAAGCGTCGGCGAAGCTGACGTGCGACATCACCAAGGACCAGGCCATCGTGCGTGACAGCTACCACATCGTGGCGCACGGACGGCTGCAGCCGGCCAGCCGCACGGACCCGGGTCCCAACTGGCCGTGGTCCTCGTACATCAGCAAGGTGCAGGGCTACTGCGGCACCACCACCACGGGCCTCGTCGTCGACAGCAACAACGCCAACAACGACTCCTCCAAGGGCTACATCGAGGTGTCGGCCAACTGGACGTCCTCGTCCGCGACGCCGGGCTACTACGGCTCGGGCTACTTCCACGCCCCCACCGAGGCGGTGTCCGACCCGGCCACGTTCTGGTTCTACATGCCGACGGCGGGCACGAAGACGATCGAGGCCTGGTGGACCGCGGGGACCAACCGCTCGCCCGCCGCGCCCTTCGTCATCTGGAACGCGAACGGCACCAAGCTGGCCACGGTGAACAAGAACCAGCAGACCGGCGGCGGCACCTGGAACGCGCTGGGGACGTGGAGCTTCCCGGCCGGCTGGAACAAGGTGCAGCTGAGCCGCTGGGCCGCGACGGGCTACGTGGTCATCGCCGACGCCATCCGCGTCCGCTGA
- a CDS encoding DMT family transporter, whose translation MSGAPGRRLDRMVTGTVWIQMVLASACFAAGGIFMKLSDGVTRPLPSAAFLPLFLLGALLQAVALRRADLGVVYIAVLGLEAAMALAFSVLLFRESLSFARVLAVLLIVSGVLLLRRE comes from the coding sequence ATGTCCGGCGCACCTGGACGTAGACTGGACCGCATGGTGACGGGAACAGTCTGGATCCAGATGGTCCTCGCGTCCGCGTGCTTCGCGGCCGGAGGAATCTTCATGAAGCTCTCCGATGGGGTGACACGCCCGCTGCCCAGCGCGGCGTTCCTCCCCCTGTTCCTGCTCGGGGCCCTCCTCCAGGCCGTCGCGCTGCGCCGGGCGGACCTGGGCGTCGTGTACATCGCGGTGCTCGGACTGGAGGCGGCCATGGCTCTCGCCTTCAGCGTCCTGCTCTTCCGCGAGAGCCTGTCGTTCGCGCGCGTCCTGGCGGTGCTGCTCATCGTCTCCGGAGTCCTGCTGCTGCGCCGGGAATGA
- a CDS encoding VIT domain-containing protein codes for MALPRVLLASLLWVVLVGVGCLRGSSTPPASAGTSASVPSAVSPEPAPVPEPLADVPPLPVPANVPAAFVDAGLIAPTTAPGLPDTRKVDIAALRDAVADPKPIPEALVRQWEARDEETKVIEGGEVVGDAVYGVIGGVLGGQLGGAAPPPPAPLMLAPSSDWEAAEREEEMEEGAPAQRKPGEPMAPRPVLPKVESAPRMAKVLVLDGQGRYQPLTVRAVRVVTYIQGARARTVVDYLFENDTPRSLEGTFYYPLPGGATVAGFALYSGAVAVDSPSLFQSSKLLPPLGDSSRVEELAAAAPPSSRDAEYFWGDRQEARVVEQKRARQVYEDVVRQNVDPALLEWAGASTFSARVFPLPPKSLKRVVLAYEQTLLFDGQQLRYTWPLPPEAGRALQVSARIHVDPRHARAMTVLPAAGKPRDLGPWRVWDWPRLTGDGALQVALTPPRQDADVLVGSDPAGLPGQAFHARVRMPSSLIGGEGGSPTGRAVLVVDTSLSAEDGNAWALQAAMLRALLERDESLGEYAVLLFDVRPRWLHGPGFRRNTPEARRETFGELERVFLEGASHVDGMLAELDRAGRDWLKPAAGGGRVTAFLLSDGNVTWGQGHVDALISRHASSETLRWVSYRFGESAVNTELFDALARAGGGRVVSVLSGSEVPAAARAHRAASAVLVRVEVRGSKVKDLVVGGRPHLVFPGQELLVAGRLVDEGAAELEVVVRLEGQERTLRVPLPRDQDSAFAPRAWAEGLVARLVALEDPRVDRMVVALSQHYRLANARASMLVLESQEDYVRYAVRDEQVDLTDLEALRRREQDQERERLRGLALDGVPDSGREVLRVLGARQVELGSRLTAQPLRDEPYAGGEDRLQAELAYRAARRANKDDVMVYEAVARKRAFVGDTWGAVRALSSPVELRPKDAEALRLVGYGLLALGQYAAAAELFEHVRLNRPFEPQSYLEEALALDAAGRPAEAARDWEILLAGDWARHGEQTKRVAAHHYGRMLMALAKHPRLSGAEVESLEARRRELAKLAEMGPIDYQLTLHWSSDATDIDLWVVEPSGERCSYRRMRTRLGGQLHWDITDGLGPELYHARKAARGTYQVAVHYYGNNSARYVVPTALLLVTDREVFSRDDGYQRRFQLRILPRAEAALLLRSEDVVPGKPVGKGKGGGR; via the coding sequence ATGGCTCTTCCGCGTGTCCTCCTCGCCTCGCTGTTGTGGGTGGTCCTGGTTGGCGTGGGCTGTCTGCGTGGCTCCTCGACTCCGCCCGCCAGTGCGGGCACGTCCGCGTCCGTTCCGTCGGCTGTGTCTCCCGAGCCCGCTCCGGTGCCCGAGCCGCTCGCGGACGTGCCGCCGCTCCCGGTGCCCGCGAACGTTCCCGCCGCCTTCGTCGATGCGGGCCTCATCGCGCCCACCACCGCCCCGGGTCTTCCGGACACGAGGAAGGTGGACATCGCTGCGCTGCGTGACGCCGTCGCCGATCCGAAGCCCATTCCCGAGGCGCTGGTCCGCCAGTGGGAGGCACGAGACGAGGAGACAAAGGTGATCGAGGGGGGAGAGGTGGTGGGAGACGCCGTCTACGGGGTGATCGGCGGCGTGCTCGGGGGCCAGCTGGGAGGCGCCGCTCCGCCCCCACCAGCGCCGTTGATGCTAGCCCCTTCTTCCGACTGGGAGGCGGCCGAACGCGAGGAGGAGATGGAGGAGGGGGCTCCCGCCCAACGGAAGCCCGGCGAGCCCATGGCTCCCCGGCCCGTGCTGCCGAAGGTGGAGTCCGCGCCGCGCATGGCCAAGGTGCTGGTGCTGGACGGGCAGGGCCGCTACCAGCCGCTCACGGTGCGCGCGGTGCGCGTGGTGACGTACATCCAGGGCGCCCGTGCTCGCACGGTGGTGGACTACCTCTTCGAGAACGACACCCCACGTTCGCTGGAGGGCACCTTCTATTACCCGCTGCCAGGTGGCGCGACGGTGGCGGGCTTCGCGCTGTACTCGGGAGCGGTGGCGGTGGACTCGCCCTCGCTCTTCCAGTCCTCGAAGCTGCTTCCTCCATTGGGGGACTCGAGCAGGGTGGAGGAGCTGGCGGCCGCGGCCCCGCCGAGCTCTCGGGACGCGGAGTATTTCTGGGGCGATCGCCAGGAGGCCCGGGTCGTCGAGCAAAAGCGGGCCCGCCAGGTCTACGAGGACGTGGTGCGCCAGAACGTGGATCCGGCCCTGCTGGAGTGGGCGGGGGCTTCCACCTTCAGCGCGCGAGTCTTCCCCCTGCCGCCAAAGTCCCTCAAGCGGGTGGTGCTCGCCTACGAGCAGACGCTCCTCTTCGATGGCCAGCAGCTGCGCTACACGTGGCCCCTGCCACCCGAGGCGGGCCGCGCGCTCCAGGTGTCGGCGCGTATCCACGTGGACCCGAGGCATGCACGCGCGATGACGGTGTTGCCAGCGGCGGGCAAGCCGAGAGACCTGGGGCCCTGGCGGGTGTGGGACTGGCCGCGCTTGACGGGGGACGGCGCGTTGCAGGTGGCCCTCACGCCGCCGCGCCAGGACGCGGACGTGCTGGTGGGCTCGGACCCCGCGGGGCTGCCCGGCCAGGCCTTCCACGCGCGGGTGCGGATGCCCTCGAGCCTCATCGGGGGAGAGGGGGGTTCTCCCACCGGGCGCGCGGTGCTGGTGGTGGACACCTCGCTGTCGGCGGAGGACGGCAACGCCTGGGCCCTGCAGGCCGCCATGCTTCGCGCGCTGCTGGAGAGGGACGAGAGCCTCGGCGAGTACGCGGTGCTCCTCTTCGACGTGCGGCCGCGCTGGCTGCATGGCCCGGGCTTCCGGCGCAATACCCCCGAGGCGCGCCGGGAGACCTTTGGCGAGCTGGAGCGTGTCTTCCTCGAGGGCGCCTCGCATGTGGATGGGATGCTGGCCGAGCTGGACCGGGCGGGCCGCGACTGGCTGAAGCCGGCGGCGGGAGGCGGCCGGGTGACGGCCTTCCTGCTCTCGGATGGGAACGTCACCTGGGGGCAGGGACACGTGGACGCGCTCATCTCCCGGCATGCGTCCTCGGAGACGCTGCGGTGGGTGAGCTACCGCTTCGGCGAGTCGGCGGTGAACACGGAGCTCTTCGATGCGCTGGCGCGGGCGGGTGGCGGCCGGGTGGTGAGCGTGCTCTCCGGCTCGGAGGTGCCGGCGGCGGCGCGTGCGCACCGGGCGGCCTCGGCGGTGTTGGTGCGGGTGGAGGTCCGGGGTTCGAAGGTGAAGGACCTGGTGGTGGGGGGACGGCCACATCTCGTCTTCCCGGGGCAGGAACTGCTGGTGGCCGGGCGGCTGGTGGACGAGGGCGCCGCGGAGCTGGAGGTGGTGGTGCGCTTGGAGGGCCAGGAGCGCACGCTGCGGGTGCCGCTGCCGCGAGACCAGGACAGTGCCTTCGCGCCGCGCGCCTGGGCGGAGGGGCTGGTGGCCCGGCTGGTGGCGTTGGAGGACCCTCGGGTGGACCGGATGGTGGTGGCGCTCAGCCAGCACTACCGGCTCGCCAATGCGCGGGCCTCCATGCTGGTGCTGGAGTCGCAAGAAGACTACGTGCGCTATGCGGTGCGCGACGAGCAGGTGGACCTCACCGACCTGGAGGCGCTGCGGCGGCGCGAGCAGGACCAGGAGCGCGAGCGGCTGCGTGGGCTGGCGCTGGACGGAGTGCCCGACTCGGGCCGTGAGGTGCTTCGGGTGCTGGGAGCCAGGCAGGTGGAGCTGGGCTCGCGGCTGACGGCACAACCCCTGCGGGACGAGCCCTATGCGGGAGGGGAGGATCGGCTCCAGGCGGAGCTGGCGTACCGGGCGGCGCGGCGGGCCAACAAGGACGACGTGATGGTGTACGAGGCGGTGGCGCGCAAGCGGGCCTTCGTGGGGGACACGTGGGGGGCGGTGCGGGCCCTCTCGTCACCGGTGGAGCTGCGTCCCAAGGACGCGGAGGCGCTGCGGCTGGTGGGCTACGGGTTGCTGGCGCTCGGCCAGTACGCGGCCGCGGCGGAGCTCTTCGAGCACGTGCGGCTCAACCGCCCCTTCGAGCCGCAGTCCTACCTGGAGGAGGCCCTGGCGCTGGACGCGGCGGGGCGGCCCGCGGAGGCGGCGCGCGACTGGGAGATCCTCCTGGCCGGCGACTGGGCGCGGCACGGCGAGCAGACGAAGAGGGTGGCGGCCCATCACTACGGCCGGATGCTGATGGCGCTGGCGAAGCACCCCCGGCTCTCGGGCGCGGAGGTGGAGTCGCTGGAGGCGCGGCGGCGCGAGCTGGCGAAGCTCGCGGAGATGGGACCCATCGACTACCAGCTCACCCTGCACTGGAGCTCGGACGCGACGGACATCGACCTGTGGGTGGTGGAACCGAGCGGGGAGCGGTGCTCCTACCGGCGGATGCGGACGCGGCTGGGGGGACAGCTCCACTGGGACATCACGGACGGACTGGGGCCCGAGCTGTACCATGCGCGCAAGGCGGCACGAGGCACGTACCAGGTGGCGGTGCACTACTACGGCAACAACTCGGCCCGCTACGTGGTCCCCACGGCGCTCCTGCTGGTGACGGACCGGGAGGTCTTCTCCCGTGACGACGGGTACCAGCGGCGGTTCCAGCTGCGCATCCTGCCGCGGGCGGAGGCCGCGCTGCTCCTGCGCAGCGAGGACGTGGTTCCGGGCAAGCCGGTGGGGAAGGGGAAGGGTGGAGGACGGTAG